The DNA region actATTTATAATATGCAAGTTATATGAAGATTTTTACGGacacaaaaattaaaagtgaaattaaaataaaataaaatcaatcattttctctctcttttgttttttatgaCAATGGAAGCGGTCACAATCGAATTTAAATTCGCCATATTGGGTTTATATCTAAAACTTTCCCAAGGATTCACTGTGTCTTGTCAACGGCAACGAAGCTTCCTCACACAACTGGCAAATCAAAGAGCCACATTGCTTTTCTCTTGGCAACATTGTCTAGTACAGTAACGGGACATCCCTCGTGACGTGGCAAGCGGTGGTTGGCTAGCAGCATCGCCGCCAGAGGACCCGTACGCAGCATATCTTTGTCCCGTCCCCAGGAAGGGGGTTTTGTCCTGTATCACCCACCCGTGACGAACGATCTGGAGACCAATCATCAGCCGTCAGATCATGaaagaattatatttttaaaaatgggAAGAAAAGCTGTCGCGTCGGGAGGTCAAATTTTTCCCCAAAAAGTACGTGACGTGGGAGCCACCACCGACGCCGTTCCCCCGTTCCGCCACTTCTTCTTCTCACTATCCCCACCCAACTGTCACCCATTCGATGACGCGCCTGTGGTTCGGTGCTTCATTTCGACCGAACTTCGTTTTCGCCTCTGGTGGTCAAAAATCTTTGGCGAGCTCTGCCTTTTTCACCTCCTTCCTTTTGTCTTTTCCTTCTCCGAGGAATGGAGCTTTGAAAATTTACtatcattttcttatatatgtaCTACAAGAATTTGAAGAATGCGATCCCATTACTCtacccaaaaacaaaaaaaaacaaaaagaatgcGATCACATTATGATCGGAATTAAATGTCATTTCATATCTAGAAATTCAATCTCCGTTCGATTTTGGAGGGTAGGCAACTTCTAAGTTACCCGACGATTGGGATATCAATCTTTAATAAAATATCGACAGTGATGACTCCGACGGTGGCTGCCACTCCAGCAAGCACCCACCCCCACTAAGGTTGGGGTGGTGggctatttttattttttgaatttttcttgaaGTTTTGATTTACATTTTTGAAATGTtggtattttaaaaaaatgctatgctttaccttttctttttttaagatatagtaaaaaaataaaagttatcaGGAAATTAAGCACGTAAGTTTAAAATTGTTTTGCTTATGAccacttttaatttcaattaacTTTTCGAttaggaaaataatttttcaattttagaaaaaataaaacataatttaAAAACACAAACTTGAGAAAattagataataaaaataatgaagatACTCATAAACGACCTAGTGGAGGCGTTGGAGGGCCCTCACCCACCATTACATGGTGAtctagtaaatatatatatatatttttataaaaaaaatgcattaaGAACTTAAATCATGTCTGCCACATGATGGTGGCTGTTGCGAGTGTCCACAACACCAATTAGATCAGCATACATAAGATCAAGCAGTCCATCAGGAGGGTGGTCAAAATAAAGTAAGTCTAGAGAAGTATGCAACTAGACATGAGAGCCATGAAGTCCGCAACGGAGTTCGCTTTCACGGTAGCTATGCTTCGTTCGGATCCTCGCAAAGTGTTGCATCAGAGTCCTACAATCAGAGATAATTGGCATTAGTATGAGATTATCATTTGTAAGTCCTAGGGTTAGATCACAAACCCCCTCGGCATCCAACTCTACTTCAAGAGCTTGGATGCCTTTTATCACGTGCAAGAATCAACCCATTCCTTAGTGTCCAGCAGTCGGCCAATAAGCTGTTAGTAATGCCAAGGAATCGACGAAAACCACCAACGCAACCTCCTTGACTGTTGCGAAGTACACCACCAGCACCAGCCATGAAGTCCCAAGCAACTCCTTGGGAGTGCTCACAAGGATTTCTTTGATACTGGCCGGTAGAGGAATTGATATATTCTGTCAAAGTTCCAAGTTCCATTAGGATTAAGGATGTCCTTAACCATGAGTTAGGAGTCGGCCCTAGAGAGAGGGCCTTCAACATAAGATCTGAGGGTTAAGTTTGTCAGTAGCCCAACGGTCcatttaaaagttttattttcGATACATCTCCCACAGCCCATCTTGCACCAAGCATTCACAAATCTGATTGCCCGTTTGCAAGGCCGTTCGATTCAAGGTGACCTAGTAATTTGTTGTAAGAGAAATAAGAGGATATAATCTTGAAATGTCGGGCTTGAACCAAACCACCACCGGGCCTCAGCATCATATTCATGCCTCTACTGGCCACTGCTTGCTCCCTCCATTatctatattatttaatttttatttttaaaaaataatgggAATTAATTGAAAAACGGATGGAATATAGAAGATTTAACACAAAACATAAATTggttataaataaaataattttgaaataaatgctTTAATTTCTAACAGTTTTTTGCTGTATTTAGGAAAGAAGGTACAATATagacttttattattttcgaaattagttcttttttgaattaaatatattatatctaCTATTTATATAATgtattacaatatatatatatatatatattaatttggaTCCTAGAAACATGTCATCagatttttcatcaattttgcaTGGAAAATTGACGGTTGACTAAAATTGAAACGGAAACAAAATATGAGGTTTCTCTGGTAATTTTTTAAAGCATGGattagatttaaaaaaaaaagttttgtatTATATAGCGTAattcatatacatacatatatatatatatgtatgtatgtatgcagGTTTATAGACTTATACAGTTGTATGAATATGCTAAGACTATCCGCAGTGGGGGTTTTAACTCGTCTCTCTTGGCTATGTGGCCGGCGCATGTCTCTCTTTGCTGGAATGGAACGATGCCCTCCCTCGTCGCCGCGCCCGTCTCGCTACAGAGAGTCCCAAGAGGGCCAATCATGAGCTGACGACTCATGTCAAAAGCTGTTGCATGCAGCAACTTttaccttttttcttttaaagagATTGGCAAAAGAGCCAACTTTGTGGGGCCCCCTGCTCCGGCGACGTAGCATGTTGTGGGCACGcaattacttttctttttttttttaaaaaaaaagtttgggACTTTTAAAACTATCGAAAATCACACTAGAGACCCGATCAGAGATCGACTATTAGAGTTTTGAATCTCCATTTTTCTTAAGAGTGTATGTCATCTATGTAACAAAATAATGCTCTCTTCAAAGACTCATGGAGTCTCTCCCATTGGAGACAGTCTAACTCACCATGAGATAATGAGTGGCTCGATgacacttttttttcaatttttcttgtGCAATTTACTGCCCAAATTCTATGTTGCGGGCTTATATATGCCTCCGTGCAATTTCTTTTTGGGTTAATTTTTCCCAGAGAATTACCACATTTGCAGTTTTCCTCAAATAAAACCAAACGTTTgaaaatttacccaaaaaaaaactattcttaaaagaaaaggttaATTGACTAGAAAAACACCACATTTGTATATCTTCCCAAATTTCTTAAGCCCGTGCAATTTGATTTTCCACAGTTGACTTCTATAAAATGACAAGTGTCCATTTAAAGTGCATTTGGTAAATGAGAATCTATCCACGCTCTTATAAATGTGAATTATTTTTCATGGTACTTACCATATTTCcatgtttggttaggtcgtgATAATCCAAATTCTCAACTTCATATTCTCATAGGAGTGGCAATGTAGATTCCCACTAAAGAGGTGGCTTAGTGGATTCCCACTTTGGTGGGAATATACATTACCAATAATTAGTTTACAGGTGAACTATCAAACGCACTCTTAATTCTAAATGCTAACACcatctatttttatttcatacgGTAGctttgtaattaaaaatttaaaagttgcCTTATATATAATACCAATTTCATGAAACTTAAATATAATGCCGATTTCATGAAACAATTAGCACTTATTAGGAAATTGTGTATCCCAATATGTGCACAATGTCCAAAATAACCTTCTAATGTTGCagttttttttcgatgtgtacCATGAAATATTCAGATGCCCAAAAAGTCTTAACTAATCTAGTTCGAAGGCAATTGGAGCTCTCACATTtaagaattttctccattcacaatactcgaattCGAGACCATACTTAAGGAGAACAAATGtcgaaccacttgaaccaatCACCGTTGGTAATATTGAAGATTTTTATCTTCTATTTATATCCTTGCAGGTAAATCTTTGAAAGTTCATGTTTTCCTTGAATTTAGAATAGGCGAAAAAGTCTACTGATAAAATGAACACTTTGTCATACCTAACGATTTTGATTCAGAGAATGTGAACCTATTCAGTAATGATAAATTATTGagtaataattttcttttggatttttATACCATACGTCACCGGTGAAAATAGATTTTTCACAAGCGGCTCCTATGATGATGACAAGTGTCCCTTTTAACTCCAAATACTAACACCATCAATCCTTAATTTAAATGGTAACTTTGCTAAAAGGAATTTTTAAAGTTGCCTTAGATATAATATTGATTTCCTAAAGCAATTAGTACTTACTAGGAAATGCACAACCCACAAAAATAACATTGATTTTTCATTCTTCTATACGATTttgaataagagaaaaagttGATTGATAAAATCTCGAACCACCTCTGACTTTTTTGTCACTTTAGTTCTATCATTACCCCTGACgaggttttaatttttaattttaatatttttcttaattgaaaagatttttttttttttaaagaaaagtgtTCGGCTGAAGGGAACAATCGAAGAGGGAGGGGGAGCTGGTGGCATTGGCTACCTCAGAGGTGGGGTCGAAGTGGGTCATCCGACACCCCCAACCCCCTAATCGACTCTCCTGGCCCCTGCCtccatttttccatttttccatttttttttttattttcaaaaattgaacttttattttgaaaaacatCAAATCAATATTCCGTGACAAGTGGCCTTTTCTTATTGActtcaaaattcatttcagcatcctttaaaagaaaaggtaacAGGAGGACCAGGGTAGTAAAAATGTGGAAGATTGAggacaataataataacaaaaaaagatattcaggacaaaaatggtaaaaattcttctccccaaaaaaataatcaaacgTTATTTCTTCGGAGATGATGCTATAAAAGCTGAGAGCTATGAAGAAACTTCAAGGGTGCGCGATGCGATGGCGCTAGTGAGAAgctcagcagcagcagctgctCTGAGAGCACTGAACGGATCATGCTCTCTCATTGGTGGGCTGCCTCGGAGCTCCAATGCCTTGCGAATCAGATGCTTCTCCTCCCTCATGTCACCGCCGTCCACGGCGGTGGTGTACGACCAGCACGGTGCTCCCGACGCTGTCACGAGGTTCCCATCCTCAGCCACCGGCTCCGTGCACTATCTCTGTGCTCGTAGGCTGAGTAATCGTCGTTCTGACATTTGACATTCTGTGGCAGAGTGATGGAGATGCCGCCGGTTCCGGTGAAGGAGAGCGACGTCTGCGTTAAAATGCTTGCTTCTCCGATCAATCCCTCTGATGTCAACCGAATTGAAGGTTCGATTTCTATGCGCTTATGATTATTTTAGCTGATAGTTAACTACTTAAAAAACTTTGCATAGCTTCGAGGTTGATTATGAATTTGTGGCTCAGACTTTTAGATTTTGTAGCATCGGCTTTTCTCAGCCGAAACAGCTCGTGCTTAGTCTTCTGATTATAGCGTAGAAGTGACTTTGCATTAAATCTGCTGCACTGAGTTTATAGAGGGATCATGAATTTGTCGTAATTACATTTTTCGTTCCGGTTTTCATCAGATTATGTAGTAAAGGCATTTCTCTTCAAAAATGAGCTTTCATCAGTTGTCAAGATCATTGCAGAATTTCTTTGCGTTTGTCATTCTTAGTTTCCTCCTCGGCTGGATTTAGTCCAAGGTTTGTGAAATTATCATGTCTTCTGCTGTCGGAGTACTATAACTCAGATTCAGCTCTAATATATTATGTTTGCTAGTATGATCATACGTGAGAGCTTTGAGTATGCCTTTGTTCGGGACAAAGTTCATGCATAAAATAGCAGCGATGGGAAATTGGTAGGTGTTTTTGGCAGAAAAACCTCATGCATTTTCCTTGTCAGTTACTTCTACTTTAATTTTCAAAGTGCATGAAGTAAATTAATGAGTTAGAACACCAGTTGTAGAGTACTTTGTCCGTTTGACAGATATTGCCTGTTGCAGTGTTAATGTGTTAGGTACATGATTACATAACACGTCCCAATATCAAATAGTAACTCCTGCACTTATAAATTAATACTCATGGTGAATGGTGAAACTACTACTTTTGTGCTAGGCGTCTATCCTGTGAGGCCAGAAGTGCCAGCTGTGGGAGGATATGAAGGGGTTGGGGAAGTCTACTCGACGGGTGCTGCTGTTAAGGATCTTTCGCCTGGTGATTTGGTCATTCCATCTCCGCCTTCCTCTggtgcattttcttttcctgcaGAATTTTGTTCTCAAGTTTTCACTGATTTTCTTTGGTTTCTAATTCttcaaagaaatttaaaacctATTTTCATCTCTGAGCTAATCCTTTTGCCACCACTACGAGAGAATAATGTTTCCCTGGAGCTGCTGTCTATTATACATTAATTTATAGCCTGTGTGCATAAAGTTTAAGATCGTGAAATACAGGCTTCCTATTTCCCACCATCAGCggctaaaattattttgaaaaggtTCCTGGTCTCCAAAAACACTAGATTAAAACATACATTGTTCATCATTGCGACATTAACTCTTTAGTTGTGAATTCTGGGTAATTTCATGTGTGACATTAACGCTTATGTTATATTCTAAATAAAAAGTCTTACATGATTCCTTATGTTTAGGGATGTGGCAGACGTATGTAGTTAAAGACCAGAGCATGTGGCATAAAATTGATAAGGATTCGCCGATAGAATATGCAGCCACAATTACAGTCAATCCTTTGACTGCTTTAAGAATGCTCGAAGACTTCGTATCTATGAAAGCAGGTACTCTGCTCTTGCAGGCTAtagttacatatatattgtatacaCTGATGAATCGTTCCTACTAATTTTCCTCATTAGCTTTGATGAATAGGTGATTCTGTTGTCCAAAATGGGGCTACTAGCATTGTGGGCCAATGCATCATCCAAATTGCTAAGTCCCGTGACATCCGTAGTGTTAATATCATTAGGGACAGGTGATCTGTTAAAACCTTCTGTGTGTAAGTTTGTCAAATTGTTGTTGGTTATATGTAACTCTTTGAAATGAGCATCGTGATAATGACTTTTCTTTGCAGTTTATTGAAGAgacattaaataatttaaattatatctTGTTATCATGCTTTTGCTAACTAGAATACATgagaaatatttatttcttcttGATTCtctgataaaattttaatcagGTGAAAGTATTTGAATTGTAATCTTCCCTTCTCCTGCTAAAGTTGTTATCTTTTTGAGAACTAGGCACTCTTCCTAACATAAATAAGACTTCTTCAAATCCAGATATAGGAAAGGATCGTTAAGTTGTTTCACTAGCGCATATTTAAAGAACAAAAGAGTTGTGTAATGAAATTGATGTGATTCTTTCAGCCAGTCTGGTTTTCCTATACCTTGAAGAATGTCTCTCTCTCATCGCAGAGCTGGTTCCGATGAAGCTAGTGAAATGTTGAAGAAACTCGGTGCTGATGAAGTGTTTACAGAGAGTCAACTAGAAGTGAAGAATGTCAAGAGTTTACTGGTATCATCTGTTAACTTTCTCATCTATTTACTTCATGGCTTGTACTATGAAgtagaatttattttaaattgttgCACATCCATGCACCTaattctctctctgtttctagGGAAATGTCTCAGAACCTGCTCTAGGATTTAACTGTGTCGGTGGCAATGCTGCTTCATTGGTTATGAAGTTTTTGAGGTATACTATGCGATCCCTCGGTTTGTGCCAAGCTTCCCTCGCAGGTAAATGAGAAGagcttattttcttttgattccAGGCAAGGAGGAGCCATGGTAACATATGGGGGAATGTCCAAAAAACCTATCACTGTATCAACTTCATCCTTCATCTTCAAGGTAACCAGATAGCGATACTCCTTCAATCCTACCTCCTGCAATTACTTTTAGGAAGCCATAGATTAGTAGCTAGATATCAATCCAATATGCAGGACAGGTCTGCTATCATGAATTGCATTTGATGCAAGAGCTTTATAAAGCATGACCACCACTTTGAGCATGATGTAGGTGTAAAACTGGTAAAATGCAATAAAAccaaggaaaggaaaaaaggaaaagtaagAGGTTAAAAAATGTAACTGTGAGAAAACAACTTCCAAATTCACAGATCAGTTAGT from Punica granatum isolate Tunisia-2019 chromosome 3, ASM765513v2, whole genome shotgun sequence includes:
- the LOC116200679 gene encoding enoyl-[acyl-carrier-protein] reductase, mitochondrial isoform X1 — its product is MALVRSSAAAAALRALNGSCSLIGGLPRSSNALRIRCFSSLMSPPSTAVVYDQHGAPDAVTRVMEMPPVPVKESDVCVKMLASPINPSDVNRIEGVYPVRPEVPAVGGYEGVGEVYSTGAAVKDLSPGDLVIPSPPSSGMWQTYVVKDQSMWHKIDKDSPIEYAATITVNPLTALRMLEDFVSMKAGDSVVQNGATSIVGQCIIQIAKSRDIRSVNIIRDRAGSDEASEMLKKLGADEVFTESQLEVKNVKSLLGNVSEPALGFNCVGGNAASLVMKFLRQGGAMVTYGGMSKKPITVSTSSFIFKDLSLRGFWLQKWMVSDKAIECRQMIDYLLDLAQEGKLKYEMELVPFSNFKLALDKAMGKLGSHPKQVLKF
- the LOC116200679 gene encoding enoyl-[acyl-carrier-protein] reductase, mitochondrial isoform X2, which gives rise to MALVRSSAAAAALRALNGSCSLIGGLPRSSNALRIRCFSSLMSPPSTAVVYDQHGAPDAVTRVMEMPPVPVKESDVCVKMLASPINPSDVNRIEGVYPVRPEVPAVGGYEGVGEVYSTGAAVKDLSPGDLVIPSPPSSGMWQTYVVKDQSMWHKIDKDSPIEYAATITVNPLTALRMLEDFVSMKAGDSVVQNGATSIVGQCIIQIAKSRDIRSVNIIRDRAGSDEASEMLKKLGADEVFTESQLEVKNVKSLLGNVSEPALGFNCVGGNAASLVMKFLRQGGAMVTYGGMSKKPITVSTSSFIFKDLSLRGFWLQKWMVSDKAIECRQMIDYLLDLAQEGKLKYDFAN